From the genome of Oryza glaberrima chromosome 1, OglaRS2, whole genome shotgun sequence:
TTTAGCTGTAAGCTTAACGAGCTACCTCGCTAGCTGCTCGTTTAGCTCGTTAGTACAAGATATCACTATACCTTTATATACttaatactttctccgtttcatattacttcctccgtttcacaatataagtcattctagcattttccatattcatattgatgctaatgaatctagacatatatatatatctatctagattcattaatatcaatataaatgtgggaaatggtagaatgacttacattgtgaaacggaggaagtataagactttctagcattgtccacattcatatatatatattaatgaatctagacatatatgtatacctatatttattaacatctatatgaatatgggctaGAGCTTAGTCTAGTAATTACATTAAAACTATTTATATTTAGTGTATTCTTTATTATTTGATGTTTATTATTATGGTAATATGTaataaaatgataaatttgaaattatcaatatataataagcaaGATAAATAGCTCGGTAACGAGTCTAACGAGCCAGCTTTTGAGCCGAGCAAGATAGCCTTTTAGCTCGTTAACGTTAAAATAACGAGCTTGAACAAGTCAAGCTGGCTCGTTAATCCACCCCTTAAGCAAGATTTAGGGTCTGTTTAGGGAGTTTCTAGCTGCTGCACCTTCTCCTAGAATCTCCAGGTCCCCAAACAGTCCACCCAGATTttgagaatctgtagttgtagaatccagaaagtGAACTAGAGTCCAGAAGCTGAAAAACCCAGCTTTCTAGATTCTCAGAAGTTAGCTACCAACCAGCGGATTCTCAAAATCTTCCCCAACCTAGGCCTTAGAGGCATCGAGGATGATTGCATTTTGGAGTTGTTCCAGAATTTCGAGACGCGGGTCGAATGGAATATGAACTTGAAATGATCATGACCATAGCTACTCGCAGAATTCTTTTGCCCCGATTCGGAGAATGGCCACGCGTCCCTCGCCACGTCCGATTTCCTGCTGGCCACGAAACcaaataatccccccccccccccccccccccccccacgagATGCGTATTCCGAAACCGTACAAACGCCGGCCTGCCGCCCTGTGTGATCCTACGAACCGACCGAATTAACTCCCCAGCAGCTTCCAGCTTGCTTGACAAGCAACCACGTCGATCGACCGTCCGTCGTCACGTCTCGTTGTAGGCAACCGCCAAGCCTCTTCCAGAAATATCGTACTAGTAGCAAAACATGTgtaaaaccgaaaaaaaaaaacaaataaccCCCGTTCACACGGAAACGGGAACCTTGCCAACGGCACACCGCGTGCCTCACGAGTGACGTGTTCCGTCGCCACCTCGAAGCCCAAACAGCGCAGCGCAGGCAGGGGATCGAGATAAAAGCAGCGAAGTGATGAAGGCGACCTTCGAGAAGGTCGCGTCCCCCCTCGATCGATCGCCTATATAAACGCCACGCACCGTTGGCTGACTAGTTATTAGTTGGTGATCGCTTGGGGCAGCTTCCTTCCCTCCCAAAATCCACCTCACAACCACACGAGACGAGAGCCAACCGCGACGCATCGTCACATCACAGAGGAGGCGGTGGCCATGGAAGAGAGACCTCGCGATCGCACCgtcgaggaggccgcggcgttCTCCGGCGATGAGTCCGATGGGGAATTCGAGTTCCCGTTCGTGAGCAGGGAGACGGACGCCGGGGGCGTGGCCGACGAGCTCTTCGCGGACGGCCGCATCAGGGCGTTCTACCCGGTGTTTGGCCGCGTGCTCGACGACGTGGCGGTgacgcctgcggcggcggcggcggaggaccggAGGCCGCCGCTCGGGAGGCTGTTCCTCGAGGAGGGGCGGAACTCGTCCGTCgggtcgacgtcgtcgtcgtcgtcgtccacggacATCGCCGAGCTGGACGGCGTGTCGCCCGACAGCTACTGCGTCTGGGTGCccgggtcgtcgccggcgtcctcgccgtcgcgcccCCCGCGGAAGAGCGGGTCGACGGGGTCCATCGCGCGGTGGCGCCGCATCagcgagctcgtcgtcggccgcagCCACAGCGACGGCAAGGAGAAGTTCCGCTTCCTCtccgcgccgtcgtccccgGCCAGGGATCACCCCAAACCGAAGCCCACGAcgaagggcggcgccgccgccgccaccaagctCCACACCGAGCTCgacaccatcgccgccggccaccggctgTCCTACTCCCCCAACCAcaaggcgcacggcggcgcgacgcggcggacGTTCCTGCCGTACCGCCAGGATCTCATGGGCATCTTCGCCAACGTGAACGGCCTCAGCCGGACTCACCACCGCCCCTTCTGATCGCCGGACACAAGCCGTCACCGTCAGGGCGAATGACCACTTCAACTcaaaaaagtgagagagagatatcGAGTTTGAATTCTCCGGGATTTGAAGTTTCGAACCTTTGACTTGAAGCCTACTGCAATTTGAAGTTTGTGTGATTAGCGTAATCTATAGCTTTGCTATTGCACGGGGGATTAATGAAGTCAAAATTGGAGGCGTGAAGTCAGAACAGGCGAAATGTGGGGGATTCGCTGAGGAATACAGCTCTGCAAGTCGGTTTATTGCGAACGACATGTGAAGTTGTGAACGTGGTAGGGAATCACACACGGGGAAGttgtgagagaaaaaaaagaagagcttCCATGTGATTATTTGTACTTGTAcatatgtgtatgtgtattATTGGATATGTAGATTGACAGGAGTCGTTTTTTTCCCCCTTGTTTGCACAATCTAACTACTGGAGTAGTAGTGTTGCTTTTTCTGCATACTTTGTTTGCCCTGTATTTCTTTCTCTGTTGGGTTTCCGACAATGATTGGGCGTGCGATTAGAATAACTTGTGAATTTTCGCCTAATGAAATGGTATGAAGAGCTACATGCGACTATACGAGTAATTGATTGCATGGAAGGTGAACCGCATTCATGCCACCAATTGTTTCAATCTTCTCGTGATCATCTAGAACATTGACCTTTTTCCCTTTGGAATTGACAGAACTAAAAAAATCAGGCGATATTTTGTTTGCTAAGAGCAatttcaatagtatagccaactgctgACTAGGGCCTGTTTGGTCCAGCTCCAACTCTTAAAATTAACTTCAGGAGTTGAGTATGGAGTGGAGTTGttgagctgcctaaacccagctccacaactctagtatattttgtgagagagctccacccaactctactcccagttttggtggagctgaaactgtttggctgagctccagctccaggaggggtggagctggagctggagctgtgccaaacaggcccgtaACAAATCATCtgtagctaatctaatagctcattcattcAATAGTTacgtataaaaatatactacaccattaataccaGGTcctacctctcatacacacataacgtcttggagtccgtgttgcagccggctacaaatctgtagcctgctttcttctctctcttctcttttcttctcgatacgTGGTTATAGCTTGCttatagtttgctattgtacctgctctaagattCAACAGGCACgtacttttattttatttttttttcttcttttgctcttTTCAAAGAACCCACTTAAAGTACTGTCATTCAATTATATACCGACATCTTTGGCTCAATTTgcaggcctggtttagtttctaactttttctttaaatttttaacttttttatcacatcaaaacttttctacacatataaacttccaacttttttcttcaaactttcaattttagtcaaacttctaattttgacatgaaactaaacacagccagtTGTTTTCCCCGAGTGTAATTGCTCTCTCTCCAGATGTAAATATGCTTCAACATTTCCTTATCTTCTCTTTCAAgtagataataaattatttttattcttaATTCTCTTATACATTgtatattagaaaaataatatattttttcgaaaagaagaaaatacaatgtaaattttgaaacttaccATGTAACTGCAGAGTAAGTTTTGAACGTTATATAGTATAATTCTAATATAAGTGGATCTTCAAGAGTGGCTATTTTTCTATCAGAATGCACAAATTACATAGCCATATTTATGTTTCACTACGACAGTATCTATAATCTCTACATTAAACTGTTCAATCGAACAATAGATCCCATTTGTTAGACTCTCTTTATttattcttcctctctctccatctagATCTTTCCCCTCGCCAACCACTCCACCCCGCCTCACTAGTGAGACGTACGCTGGATCGAAGGCCGACGGCCGCGATGCTGATAGCATCATTGCAAGATATGCTGCAGATCATGGTCCCCATCGGTTGATCTAGTCTTATTATAAGCCATAAGGCTTCTTAGCGATTACAAAATGATAcgtgagtaaaacttttgtatatatgtttttagtgATTGAAAAGCCAAAGTTGaaaaaaactatgttgaaaaaaaatcaaattcaaattcaagttttaaaatttaaattttggttttggcttataagccataAGGCAAACGATGAGGCCCCATGCTGACGGCGGTGCTTGGCAGATGGGTGAACGGCCGGATATGAAAAGCGTTGGCGAGGAACCGAAGCTGCCTCAGGTCGTGGCACCCACCTTTTGGCAAAGCCGGAATAGATAGCAAGCTAGGGGGAGTGGTTTGGCTATCAAAATAGCATGTTGCTTGGAGACAtgtttctctatagactatatGTTTGCCAAATTTTGACATGGAGAGTCAAACAACAACTCTCCTGGAGTTACTTAAAAACTAGCAAATGCTAGCTTGAAAAAAAGTTACTTAAACATGTCACCGATAACCCATACCTCCATTAGCTTTTCAGAAATGACCAGAGGAGCCTCTTTTGTTCAACCCTCAAGTATAATCCACCTCTAGGAAAAAGCAACAAAGAGTACGGCAGTTTGTGATGCTTACAGATCACAAACTATGAGTCCTATCTATTCCTAACAGTTCCATTAATCTAGGCGCATGATTAATTTGAAAAGTTGGGTTCTAAGCATGTGAATGTTGTACCCAAAATATTTCACATTTCGTGGCATGTGAATTAACCACTTGATTGGGCACCCTCATTTCCAACTCTCCATTACTACGGGGAGACGGGACACCTGACCTCCCCGGAAAAGCGGAGCCCCTCGTCCTATCAGACGGAGCCTGGACGCAGCCCGGACTCTAATCCGTCGCCTGTTGCTTGCTCCCGACTTCTGCTGCAAAACGAGCGCTGCTGCATCGCGGCATGCGTCGATGCATATCTGAGCGCCTGGTCAGGCAGGTTCCACGGCTGCTACGGCATCATCCAGATGATGCAAACAGCCTCTCAATCCAGGGAGGAAAACACAGAGCGTCCCGATGTTACAGcctgaagaaagaaaaacagagaagtGGATACTCTTGCAGTTTTCCCCAAATCGGACGCAACCTGCACTCAATCACGAGTTGTTTGATCAGTGTAGTGCTAGTAACGCTCAGCTGTAGAGTCCGAACTGATCAATGCCATCTCCACGACGACATGATCAGTGAGAATTGATGGGTGTCAAACGTATTTGTCAGTTCAGTTTTCAGGTCAGGTGTGCGTCTGTCTACGTTCAGTGATCAGGGTGTTCAGGCAGGTATTTTCCATCACCTGTGTCCGAATGGTGGTACATCACTACATCAGCAGCAGCCAAATTAATTCCGAAAGCCATTATGCACGGGTTTGATGTAAATCTCTCGCAATCACATGCTCTGATAATTACTCTCCATCGTCATGTGTAATTTCAGGGTTTGCCTAACACCCAAGCACCTAACAGTTAGGCGCATATACACTGACCCTGCAGCTAGCTTGTTTAACCCGAGGAGATGACACACGTTAGCCGTAATCCTCGCCTCATCCCAAGCTCACGAAATCAACTGCTGCAAGAAAGCACCATCTCATTACCTCTGAAACTGCTCCTGACCTGAGCTGCTCGAACAGAGAGCAGTGACTAGCTGGTATGAAATGTCAATGAGTATCCGTTGCCGTTTCAGCGTCATTCTTTTTCTTCAGTTCATTTATCCCGAAATTAAGCATGCCTGTTTGCTTACGGATATACATGTATGCGGACATGTGGATTCAGTGGATATATGCACGTACGTCATCTTGGACTGGTCAGTTTATTGACACGCCGATAATGCATGCCTTAGCTCACTAGCTAGATTGTGGTTGGTGTGATCCAGGTTAGGTTGGTTATTGGTAAGTACTAGTAGTACGTACTAGCTTACGCTAGGTTTGTGGCTAATATAGATCAGAGCTTCATGAAAAGGCAGAAAAGGACATGTGCTAACACATATATTTCTCACAAGATATTGCAAGAAAGAACATGTCAAAGTGAACAGCTGGAAGCTAGTAACTGCCGGATTACAACATCAGCAGCGGGTTTCTTGCGATCTACGCGCTCGAGATCTTGATCGATCTCGCGGATAAATTCAACGGCAGATTAACTACAGAGAGTCGTGTGATCCATGCGTTCGCACACTGCGCATAGTGATTATCCCACGGGAGAGGAGGAAAGCATCGTCATCTCGTGCGATTATTACATGGAGCCGCACGTAAATGAACACGAAAAAGAATGTTATTCTAATCCATAGACAATTTTGTTCTGGTGCAGTGCGTTTTGCGTAAGTACGTGCGTGATATCAGAGATGAGAAATGTTCAGCATCCGGAGAGAGTTcagacatgttttttttttattttcctttttagcaTGACTGTTCTTTGTTTGGTGGTGATTAATTGTTAATGTCCTATGTAGGTCAGTATGCActacaaatctatctatctatctattatattattaaaacagctttgaaagaaggcaccacgttcactgtggaggctagaaaaaATTACCACATTGAtcgtagaaaaagaaaagtaaattaACCATTGGATTGTGATAATTGGATTGTGATAAGTCTAGATTTTAATGTCTAAGATTTATTGGAGGTATGTTGGATCAGAATCGTACAGAGAAATACCGCTAATAATATATGAGGAGTTAGAGTAGGCTGATGAGTTAGGAATGGATACGGACGTCATTAAACAGTACGGACTTAAAGCACGGATTAGAGTAGAACTTGAAGATGGATACATCCAATTCAAAACAGTATGCGCATGTAGGCGAAGGCAAAGACCAAGACAACTCATGCGTTCCTCAGCCAAAAATCGAATATACCatgcatgaaaaagaaaaaaaaatgactaacaatgtggaaaaaaaatcattcaatgAAGAAGATCATTTGCAGATACACTGTAACTAATTAAAATGTACAGCGGTATAAATAGATCAtggatatatataaaatattgttatatttattaataaaaatatacaatGACGTAGAAAGGTTGTCAGGATCAGGATACTAGGTAGTATCGTTTTGTtcaaagtaatatcgtatcgtaggatcgggatactatgagattttttaaaaaaattaattaatatttatattaattatatatagacattctatataaaaaatatagtaatgatatatgtcattcaaatagagacatttattaagagaaaccacgttggttttgatatatttaactgatttttatataaatttgagcatatttatttatattataaaaataacgaaattcagaaaaatgagaagagttcaagtaggaatataatttaaaaataactgaaatttgaagtttaaaataagaaatattgaaagaagagtccatacaagaatccaatacgagattaattaaaattcggaataaaaaaataaaaaatcaaaattagaaaaaaggataataaaagaagagttaaagtaggaatataatttaaaattaactaaaattcggaattaaatataagcaatattgaaccaaatagtagattaattaaaatttagaataaaaataacataaaatccgaaattgggcaaattaaaaagagagttaaactaggaatacaattgtaaaataACTGAAgttgaatataaaaaataaaaacatcaaaAGAATATAatacaaaaaatgaaataaatttagaaattagaaaaagaaaaaaaagatttcaacgagaatacaatttataaataactataaaataattaagactattgaaagaaaataccatctaaaacacatgacgagattaattaagtaagaGGCCTATAGAGGagcagagtggtggcggttgatgagATATCgaaaaacaattaataaaacaccaagtagaatcctaatgatgattaaaaggaaaGACGACGGGCATGTCGTGAAGCAATCGGTCAATGCGGTTGGagaggacttctagaaagtaaaaaaataaaccccaatgataaacatatttaatttttaaaatctcaattacaataaaaaagAGAGGCTGTGGGCGGGTCGTATAGGAATAAAATGGCAGAGCCACCGATGGTTGGTGggtcttctagaaagtaaaaaatgattCCAATgttagttatgttcgatttttaaaattccaatgacaataaagatgacaataaagagtatgcggcgaacgggtcgtagaggagtacagtggcagcgtttgacgatatttctaaaaattataaaaaacatgaaactcaacgagacaataaactcaaaaactataaggtccaatttttaaatgttcgtgcttctaaaaagtaaaaaaaataaaccacaatgataatcatgtttgattttaaaatctcaataacaataGAGAAGgacggcagcgggcgagccataGAGAAGTACAGAGACAAATCGCTGGCGTTTTGGcgaaacttctagaaagtagaaaaatgaacataaacgataattatgtttgatttttaaaaatatagagAAGATGCAGTGGACGGTCATAGAGAAGTATAATGACAGCGTTTGACAGGActtctataaattataaataagaAGCCCAACGtgataataaactctaaaaacttaCTATAAGTTtttagatccaatttttaaaggtttcaaggagaatgaatagaaacagtaCGGTAGATTGGGTAAGCtaataaagaataatatgacagaagtaaagggtagcaactggtgtgacttttaaaaactataaaattaattagAAACACAACGATGATAAGGTTTGATCTTTtaaatcttaagacaacgagataactatttaataaattttaagtaaaaatatattaaaaatatataattttatatgggtgctagccgcgtaattacgcgggccacccagctagttgaTGTAAAAGTAGAGGTTATTTGGTCAGTTTTGGGTTTGACGGATCAATGTCAAACCGTTCTTATTGGTTAAGAAGCTTGTGATGACACGGAAATGGAACACAGCGCCTACAAAATTGCCGGGGAAAGGCAAGCTGAGAGTCGTCCTAGTAAATAAATTACGCTCCGACCTCTTCAAATATTTGACGTGATGGTCCATGTTTGCATTCGTGTTAGATAAAGAGCAGAGTGTGCTTTTACCTACTTCCTTTGAGATACACTAGGGAGTGCAATGGGTGTAAGGTTTCAACTCCAAAATCCAGTTGTTCAACATGAGATTAACTGAGCACTGTAAGATTTGGTCCCGTTTTCTCTTTAAAATGTAATATCTTCTTCTTATtataaaggcaaaatttgctacaggacacccaAAAAACACGTAATTAGCTGAGGGACACCGAGAAAACGTGGAACTGCTCCAGGACAttacaaattttgtaaaatttgccGTAGGACACCGAGcttattattttatcatttcccGACTGACAGTGGcgagtatttttttcaaaataccTAGATTGCCCCCGTGTCCCAAACTCGGTCGCCACACACCACTCGGCGGACTGCATCACGTAGCTCGCCGCCGGGGAGTCCGCACCAACGTGCTCTTCTTCGGCTGCCAGGACGCCCACAGGACAAGCGGCACCACCGCGGCATCACCGCCGCCGTTTCGCCACAGTAGTCGGGACACAGCCGAACTTACACACAACAACCGCCGTACGccgccttcctccctctctccctctctccttcctctctccttgtAAAAATACTTGCTCCAAacgccatccatccatccatccacccacCCACACACAGCCGCAATCGCCACCTCATTCTCCGCACGCAAAGCCGTCACGTCCCACCACATCGGCATTTCGGCGAACACCTCACGCGTGCGCTCCTCTGGTGTCGGTCGTCTGCCTCGCGGCGGGCTGCAACGTCGTGACACACTCCTCCTCCCATGGCCGGTGCCAGCGGCGAGCGGCCGGCGAGCAACTGGGACTGGTCAGACTATGACGCCGCATTCACCGAGGAGGCCGACGGGGCGATTGCCGCGCTGCAGGACACAGGCGGAGACGGGCTCGCCACCAAGCAGCTCCTCGAGAGGTACCACGCCTCGCCGCTTGCCCACACCATCCTCGCGCAATGGTACTTCGCGCGCGCGGATCAGCAAAAGCCGACGAATCACCTCAGGAGAGCGGCATGGATGGCCCCGCGCTGCCTGCACATCGCCTTTGCGCTCGCCTTGGTGCTCATCGAGATGGGCTCCTTCGACGAGGCAGACATGGTGTGTGCCCACAGCCTCCTCGTGCCGGATCTCACCGACCCGGTGCACAACTTCATCTCCCCGAAAGAGCAGGTTGATGCCATTATCACCTCCAAAGCTCCAGAGTATAGATTGGGACGCGGGGCAATCTGGGCATTTTGAAAAAATACTCGCCACTTTCAGCCgggaaatgataaaataatgagCTCGGTGTCCTAcggcaaatttcacaaaatttgtaGTGTCCTGGAGCAGTTCCATGTTTTCTCGATGTCCCTTAGCTAATTACGTGTTTTTTGGGTGTCCTGTAACAAATTTTGCCTATTATAAAACGTCGGCAACAGCCTGgccgttcgaaaaaaaaaatctcatgttCAACTTCTAACACACTcacaattttttcttaaaaattattTGGAGGATGTCTCTCCCCCTCTAAATCACCTTGGAAAGGTTAATTGTTCTTTCTTAAATCAAGTTCGGTGGAATATTCCGACCACAGAAATACGACATTTTGTGCCAAATCTTGATCCAATTTTGGTCAAATTGCAttgttttgaatttgaattctcGAAACCAATCTAAATTTCATTCGGTATTAACATTCTTCCTGCCTCTAGCTTAAAATTTTGCAGTTAAAACCATGCGGTGCATACCCAATTACAGATGATAAATATATTGCTCCGATCTAGCAAAAAATATCCCGATGTACCAGTACCTCACTATACTAAATCGTTTCCTATAGTTGGATTTAACTCCAAATCGTTTCCTATCGTTGAATCTAACTAGGCAGAATGGCCATTGTTAGATCCTAATGATCGAAAATAATCTTGGTACCAAGAGGTACTGTACCTCGAGCTATTTTTTATTGGATAGAAACAAATCTTAAATATCAATGTTTAATGTTTCTTAACAATATCTGGGCTGCAAATGAGTCGAAATGACGACTGAACTAGAACCTTTCGACCCATATCCCCGCCAAAATGTAATAGAGCCGGACAGCCGGTAGGGATTGGGCCTGGATAGGCGCCAAAACGAGGCATGAATTGGGCCTGATTCATACACACATTGGTAACAGAATAAGGCCCAGGTGTTGATAAGCCACACATCCTCATCTGGTACTCCATCGTAGTAGGCTGTAGACTTGTGGTGTACCAAaccaagaaaacaagaaaaaaatgttgtatTTTAAAAGAGTGATTTTACAATGCTTGAAGAGGTACCGGGATTATAATTTGGGACCTCACGATATCTTCGGCACTATAAGTTCCGAAATTTgcattaaaattttggtaaatctAAGTACTTATTAAGGACTATAAAATTACTTTTCAAAAAGATAAAGTACTTTAGCAAATTCTCATCACTCCCAGCGTATTCAACGGATTCGGCTATATCCATTTGGCCCTGCTGCAGTTCAGAATAAGGgttgaatttattcaaatatcataatatataaGTAGAGACTATTTTTAGGGCATATACAATAGTCTTTATTAGTGATCTCTCTCTATTGTTATGTAAATAAATTTGATGAcataaaagaaagagaaatgaaTATGGTTATTATGCATGACAACTGCTCAGAGttgactcttagcatttattagagcaaattttgttgcatggtgatgaaagaaaggaaagaagagtaagaaaaagtattttttatacattaatGATTATAGACCATATTGTCTCTAACTGTTGTAGGATGCTAGTATCTAGATAATATAAATCTCATATCTAACTGTACCTTTGTACATGCACTTAGGTCGTCAAAATTGGGTTACATTGAATGAGACGGCCGAGTTACGGTGATGCCATCTTGGCTATTTCCCATGGCTTCTCCGCTCTACTCTTGTCCCTGTTTGGATGACGCCGTCCAGACCAAGACATCAAAACGGGGCGACACTGTGAGGTTACGGTGTCGCCATTCGCCACAATGAGCTCACCATGTCACCTTGTCGACATTTCGCAACATACAAGTCGCTGTGCGACcgccaggtgggccccactgtGAGCAGCACGAGTGTGGCGCGTATATAAATTTGTCGGATGGAGAGGCAGCTGAAGGTTTTTCGCCATGGCAACTGCGTCCTTCGACATCTGCGCGAAGGTTGGGCTCGGAATTTCGACAGGATACTCACAGCGAAATCAATACTCTGCTATGGCAAATGGTACGCACTCGTTTCGATTGTTCTGCCTtcttctgttttattttttttcccgtaTGTAGCTGTAGCTGCTGATAAACGTGCCATGTATTCCATCTCGTTCTTGCAAGCAGTTTCTTAGATGAGTTAAAATATGTATTCCATGTCAACTGTTCACTTTAGTTAGGTAGAACTTTCTTACATTATGATTAATTATctagttactccctctgtccgaTAATAATTATcgcattgatttttttataatgtttgatcattcgtcttattaaaaaaaattatagaatttttttattttagttgtgacttgctttattataaaaaaataatttaaatatgacatatctttttttatatttacactaatttttcaaaaaagatgaatggtcaaacgttacacgAAAAAATCAAAGCGACCACTATTTTAGGATGGAAGTAGTACCTGTagagaaaaattaaatattagttcTTAAGTGAGTGTGGACCGAAAAAATTCCTTATTTATCATGAACACGTTTT
Proteins encoded in this window:
- the LOC127754658 gene encoding uncharacterized protein LOC127754658, which codes for MEERPRDRTVEEAAAFSGDESDGEFEFPFVSRETDAGGVADELFADGRIRAFYPVFGRVLDDVAVTPAAAAAEDRRPPLGRLFLEEGRNSSVGSTSSSSSSTDIAELDGVSPDSYCVWVPGSSPASSPSRPPRKSGSTGSIARWRRISELVVGRSHSDGKEKFRFLSAPSSPARDHPKPKPTTKGGAAAATKLHTELDTIAAGHRLSYSPNHKAHGGATRRTFLPYRQDLMGIFANVNGLSRTHHRPF